Proteins encoded within one genomic window of Bacillus thuringiensis:
- the dnaN gene encoding DNA polymerase III subunit beta, with protein MRFTIQKDYLVRSVQDVMKAVSSRTTIPILTGIKVVATEEGVTLTGSDADISIESFIPVEEDGKEIVEVTQSGSIVLQAKYFSEIVKKLPKETVEISVENHLMTKITSGKSEFNLNGLDSAEYPLLPQIEEHHVFKIPTDLLKHMIRQTVFAVSTSETRPILTGVNWKVYNSELTCIATDSHRLALRKAKIEGIGDEFQANVVIPGKSLNELSKILDESEEMVDIVITEYQVLFRTKHLLFFSRLLEGNYPDTTRLIPAESKTDIFVNTKEFLQAIDRASLLARDGRNNVVKLSTLEQEMLEISSNSPEIGKVVEEVQCEKVDGEELKISFSAKYMMDALKALDSTEIKISFTGAMRPFLIRTVNDESIIQLILPVRTY; from the coding sequence ATGCGTTTTACAATACAAAAAGACTATCTTGTAAGAAGTGTACAAGATGTAATGAAGGCTGTTTCTTCTCGTACAACAATTCCGATCCTTACAGGGATTAAAGTTGTCGCTACGGAAGAAGGCGTTACATTAACAGGAAGCGATGCTGATATTTCGATTGAATCTTTTATCCCCGTTGAAGAGGATGGAAAAGAAATCGTAGAAGTAACACAATCAGGGAGTATTGTTTTACAGGCAAAATATTTTAGTGAAATTGTAAAAAAATTACCTAAAGAAACTGTAGAAATTTCTGTTGAAAATCATTTGATGACAAAAATAACTTCTGGAAAATCAGAGTTTAATCTAAATGGTTTAGATTCTGCAGAATATCCATTGTTACCACAAATTGAAGAACATCATGTTTTTAAGATTCCAACGGATTTACTTAAACATATGATCAGACAAACTGTATTTGCAGTTTCCACTTCTGAAACAAGACCGATCTTGACAGGTGTAAACTGGAAGGTATATAACAGCGAACTGACTTGCATTGCTACAGATAGTCACAGGTTGGCTCTGCGAAAAGCAAAAATCGAAGGCATTGGAGATGAATTCCAAGCGAATGTTGTTATTCCAGGGAAAAGCTTAAATGAATTAAGCAAAATTCTAGATGAGTCTGAAGAAATGGTAGATATCGTTATTACGGAGTATCAAGTATTATTCCGTACAAAACATTTATTATTCTTCTCAAGATTGTTAGAAGGAAATTACCCTGATACAACTCGTTTAATTCCAGCTGAGAGTAAAACAGATATTTTTGTAAATACAAAAGAATTTTTACAAGCAATTGATCGTGCATCTCTATTAGCAAGAGATGGTCGTAATAATGTTGTGAAATTATCAACCTTAGAACAGGAAATGCTAGAAATTTCTTCGAATTCACCGGAAATCGGAAAAGTAGTAGAAGAAGTTCAATGTGAAAAAGTAGATGGGGAAGAGTTAAAAATATCTTTTAGTGCAAAATATATGATGGATGCACTAAAGGCATTAGATAGTACTGAAATTAAGATTAGCTTTACTGGTGCAATGAGACCTTTCTTAATTCGTACAGTAAATGATGAATCCATTATTCAATTAATTTTACCGGTTCGTACTTACTAA
- the yaaA gene encoding S4 domain-containing protein YaaA: MKRIKISTEYITLGQFLKLADVIDTGGAVKWFLQEYEVYVNQELENRRGRKLYANDIIEIPGSGTFQVQA; this comes from the coding sequence ATGAAACGTATTAAAATTTCAACAGAGTATATTACACTAGGACAATTTTTAAAGTTAGCCGATGTAATTGATACAGGTGGCGCTGTAAAATGGTTTTTACAAGAATATGAAGTGTACGTGAATCAAGAACTTGAAAATAGAAGAGGTCGCAAACTGTATGCGAACGATATTATTGAAATTCCAGGAAGCGGAACTTTCCAAGTTCAGGCATAA